A window from Vigna angularis cultivar LongXiaoDou No.4 chromosome 7, ASM1680809v1, whole genome shotgun sequence encodes these proteins:
- the LOC128197825 gene encoding uncharacterized protein LOC128197825 — protein sequence MTSTGLTFSATFAFWSTKRQSNFTWALEKLKGLFLTSKGGSKVIVTDRDLALMNAIANVFPESYQMLCRFHILKNVKAKCKMLVHSTEVWEVLMDALENVMDCADESLFAEYVNDFQYASSSWPLFFEYVNQTWIIPYSTYFVKFWTNKVMHLGNTTTNRAESAHWSLKKVLGNSMGDLCSCWDNIHNVIILQHNKIKASFESSLLLTSDHFKGYTYRELIGCVSRYALDLIGKELKIVQQIGLNSSKCGCVLRHTFGVPCACELARYDPRMILIGEFHIMWRRLHFSNVELNETEPQLSIKDELKQVEERFNEVDVGGKVTIKQKLLEIVCPTLTSMVPPLHKVKTKGAQKSKVKRSERSTTRDPSYFEYVDAFHSTIESSSMRSKLQSKPKAMKKRRVPMIDQFHSTTHPFIVDVVDVVADGHCGYRCTAALLGLGEDSWPVVRNELYKELSAWRDEYASLVGGYDRLEELRNSLLVQSLSAANMSKWMTLPDIGYAIANRYNVILVCLSYSQNYTIFPLRSTPPSDITQHRLICIGHVHGCHFVQVKLQEGCLLPTVNIISSTHCYPEARAWSSIYTSRMHAFEQLMDITTSYVDLGDS from the exons ATGACGTCTACAGGGTTAACCTTCTCAGCAACATTTGCTTTCTGGTCTACTAAAAGGCAGAGTAATTTCACATGGGCTTTGGAAAAGctgaaaggtttatttttaacatctaaGGGTGGTTCTAAAGTCATTGTCACTGACCGAGACTTGGCTTTGATGAATGCCATAGCAAATGTATTCCCTGAGTCATATCAGATGTTATGTCGGTTCcacatccttaaaaatgttaaagctaaatgcaaaatgttagttCATTCTACTGAGGTTTGGGAAGTGTTGATGGATGCATTGGAAAATGTGATGGATTGTGCTGATGAAAGCTTGTTTGCTGAGTATGTGAATGACTTTCAATACGCAAGCAGTTCATGGCctttgttctttgaatatgtCAATCAGACTTGGATTATTCCGTACAGCACATACTTTGTAAAGTTCTGGACGAACAAAGTAATGCATTTAGGAAACACAACCACAAATAG ggcTGAATCTGCTCATTGGAGCCTGAAGAAAGTTCTGGGCAATAGTATGGGTGATTTGTGTTCTTGTTGGGATAATATTCATAACGTCATTATCCtacaacacaacaagattaaGGCGTCATTTGAAAGTAGTTTATTGCTCACGAGTGACCATTTTAAAGGCTACACATATAGAGAACTTATTGGATGTGTGTCTCGATATGCATTGGATCTCATTGGTaaggaattgaaaatagtgCAGCAGATAGGATTGAACTCCTCAAAGTGTGGATGCGTATTGAGACATACATTTGGTGTCCCATGTGCATGTGAATTAGCACGATATGATCCTAGGATGATCCTTATAGGTGAATTTCATATCATGTGGCGAAGATTGCATTTctcaaatgttgaattaaatgaaactgAGCCTCAATTATCCATTAAAGATGAGTTGAAACAAGTAGAAGAACGATTCAATGAGGTTGACGTTGGCGGTAAAGTCACCATCAAGCAAAAGTTACTTGAGATTGTTTGTCCTACATTGACATCAATGGTCCCTCCATTACATAAAGTCAAGACAAAGGGTGCAcaaaaaagtaaagttaaaCGAAGTGAAAGGTCTACTACGCGGGATCCATCCTATTTTGAGTATGTGGACGCCTTTCATTCAACCATAGAATCTTCATCTATGAGAAGTAAATTACAGTCAAAGCCAAAAGCAATGAAGAAAAGGAGAGTTCCAATGATAGACCAGTTTCATTCTACTACTCACCCCTTCATTGTGgacgttgttgatgttgtggctGATGGTCACTGTGGGTATAGATGCACTGCTGCGTTGTTGGGACTcggagaagattcatggcccGTTGTCAGGAATGAGTTGTACAAAGAACTCAGTGCATGGCGTGATGAATATGCAAGCCTAGTAGGAGGCTATGATAGACTAGAAGAACTGAGGAACTCTTTGTTGGTGCAATCACTGTCGGCG GCTAACATGAGCAAGTGGATGACATTGCCAGACATTGGTTATGCAATTGCTAACCGATATAACGTTATCTTAGTGTGTTTGTCATACTCTCAAAATTATACTATCTTCCCACTACGTTCCACACCACCTTCTGATATCACTCAACATCGCTTAATTTGTATAGGACATGTTCATGGATGTCATTTTGTGCAG GTTAAGCTACAAGAAGGTTGTCTGTTGCCCACGGTGAATATCATATCCTCAACCCACTGTTATCCTGAGGCACGAGCGTGGTCATCTATTTATACTAGTAGGATGCACGCATTTGAACAGTTGATGGACATAACAACATCTTATGTTGACTTAGGTGAttcatga